A window from Gottschalkiaceae bacterium SANA encodes these proteins:
- a CDS encoding bifunctional enoyl-CoA hydratase/phosphate acetyltransferase yields the protein MIQHVKELITQAQKQNSMRLAVVAAEEAEVLKAVHEAVEKGIIEAILFGEIGAMKKIAEAQGINLSSFKLVKADNMQESARLAVQYVREGKADFLMKGLVDTSIFLKAVLDKENGLRTGQLLSHVMVYEVPTYHKLLLLTDGGMNLYPDLEKKGQILRNSAHVSRALGNLEIKVACLAAKEKVNPKMPATVDADGLKQEGLAGKFGDDVVVEGPMALDLAISKRAAKIKGYESPVAGEADILLVPNIEMGNGIGKAMTYFAKSQSAGIVMGASVPVVLTSRADSHEDKLNSIALGSVVAEWIKEGGKK from the coding sequence ATGATTCAACATGTTAAAGAACTCATTACACAGGCGCAGAAACAAAATTCCATGCGACTGGCAGTGGTTGCCGCCGAAGAAGCGGAAGTGTTAAAGGCGGTTCACGAAGCCGTGGAAAAGGGGATAATTGAAGCCATTCTTTTCGGTGAGATCGGAGCAATGAAGAAAATTGCTGAAGCCCAGGGTATTAATCTTTCCTCTTTTAAACTTGTTAAAGCAGATAATATGCAGGAATCGGCACGACTTGCAGTCCAGTATGTTCGGGAAGGTAAGGCAGATTTTCTTATGAAGGGATTGGTGGATACGTCCATCTTTCTAAAGGCAGTTTTAGATAAGGAGAATGGACTTAGAACGGGTCAACTCTTAAGTCATGTCATGGTGTACGAGGTGCCGACTTACCATAAACTATTGCTTTTGACCGATGGTGGAATGAATTTGTATCCGGATCTTGAAAAAAAAGGGCAGATTTTAAGAAACAGCGCTCATGTATCTCGCGCGTTGGGAAATCTAGAGATCAAGGTTGCCTGTCTGGCAGCCAAGGAGAAAGTGAATCCAAAGATGCCTGCAACCGTGGATGCGGATGGCTTGAAGCAAGAGGGCTTGGCAGGAAAATTTGGGGATGATGTCGTGGTGGAAGGCCCCATGGCCTTGGACTTGGCTATTTCCAAACGAGCTGCAAAAATTAAGGGATACGAAAGTCCGGTTGCCGGTGAGGCGGATATCCTTTTGGTACCGAATATTGAGATGGGAAATGGGATTGGAAAAGCCATGACGTATTTTGCAAAAAGTCAATCAGCTGGCATAGTCATGGGTGCAAGTGTACCCGTTGTATTGACGTCTCGAGCGGATTCCCATGAGGATAAGTTAAATTCGATTGCACTGGGGAGTGTGGTTGCTGAATGGATTAAAGAAGGGGGTAAAAAATGA